From Rutidosis leptorrhynchoides isolate AG116_Rl617_1_P2 chromosome 3, CSIRO_AGI_Rlap_v1, whole genome shotgun sequence, a single genomic window includes:
- the LOC139899837 gene encoding uncharacterized protein: MTGELEVIHERTQLTPPLHEIWDLYTDGASCIEGAGAGLVLTNSSGEEHTYALRFNFDVTNNEAEYEALLAGLNLARKMNITQLRAYVDSQLVANQFNGSFEAHELSMQKYLKLVKEFAEKFEFFELSQVSRSQNKKADALSKLAALAFLHFQKQVWVEELSNKSIDGNLFVAVIEEVGPNWMDPIVNYLRNGTLPEDKKEARLGPLMRCVGPAEDATIVEEVHSGSCALHSGYKTIAGKIMRMGYFWPTLYRDVAQIVKRCKSCQRHAPQNRKPRHDMIPIDSPWPFYKWAIDIVGPFPPGAGNVKFLIVAIDYFTKWVEAKALRTITGVQVRNFAWEYIVCRFGIPRELVSDNGAQIAKDPFLSWCAELNIIQRFTYVAHPQANGLCKVTNRNIVSGIKKRLNEKRNGWVDELSNVLWAHRTTFKKSTGETPFSLVYGSEAMIPAEIFVETHRVANFDESANAEGICENLNFIEERRLMAAICKENNKQQIAKYYNKKVRALAFDVGE, from the exons ATGACGGGTGAATTagaggtgatccatgaaagaacgcAATTAACGCCACCTTTGCATGAGATCTGGGATTTATATACAGATGGTGCCTCATGTATTGAAGGGGCAGGTGCGGGGCTTGTGTTAACAAATTCAAGTGGCGAAGAGCACACGTACGCACTGCgctttaattttgatgtgacaaacaaTGAGGCTGAATATGAAGCGTTGCTTGCGGGATTGAATTTGGCACGTAAGATGAATATAACGCAGCTGCGCGCATATGTTGATTCACAACTGGTGGCAAATCAATTCAATGGCTCTTTTGAAGCACATGAGTTGTCCATGCAGAAGTATTTGAAACTTGTAAAGGAATTTGCAGAAAAGTTTGAGTTCTTTGAATTATCACAAGTGTCGAGAAGTCAAAATAAAAAAGCAGACGCGTTAAGCAAACTTGCTGCATTAGCGTTTTTGCACTTTCAAAAACAGGTGTGGGTGGAAGAACTTTCTAATAAGTCCATTGATGGAAATTTATTTGTTGCGGTTATAGAAGAAGTTGGACCAAATTGGATGGATCCTATTGTCAATTATCTGCGAAATGGTACGTTGCCAGAAGATAAAAAGGAGGCTCGTTTG GGACCATTAATGCGGTGTGTGGGACCCGCAGAAGATGCAACCATTGTTGAAGAGGTGCATAGTGGATCTTGTGCTCTTCACTCAGGATATAAAACTATTGCTGGCAAGATAATGCGTATGGGCTATTTCTGGCCTACTCTATATCGTGATGTTGCGCAAATTGTTAAGCGGTGTAAAAGTTGTCAAAGACATGCACCGCAGAATCGCAAACCACGACATGATATGATTCCAATTGATTCACCATGGCCATTTTATAAATGGGCCATCGATATTGTGGGACCCTTTCCACCAGGTGCAGGAAATGTAAAGTTCCTGATTGTAGCTATTGATTATTTCACTAAATGGGTGGAGGCAAAGGCCTTACGCACAATAACTGGAGTGCAAGTGCGGAATTTTGCATGGGAATACATTGTATGTAGATTTGGTATTCCGCGGGAACTTGTAAGTGATAATGGAGCGCAGATTGCAAAAGATCCATTTTTAAGTTGGTGTGCGGAACTAAATATAATTCAAAGATTCACATATGTGGCACATCCGCAAGCAAATGGATTGTGCAAAGTCACTAACCGCAACATTGTTAGCGGTATTAAAAAACGTTTGAATGAAAAGCGGAATGGATGGGTTGATGAACTTTCAAATGTACTATGGGCTCATCGCACTACTTTCAAGAAAAGTACAGGCGAAACACCTTTTAGCCTAGTATATGGTTCCGAAGCAATGATCCCCGCAGAAATCTTTGTTGAAACGCACAGAGTTGCTAATTTTGATGAAAGTGCGAATGCGGAAGGCATTTGTGAAAATCTAAATTTCATTGAAGAACGTAGGCTTATGGCCGCAATATGTAAGGAAaataataagcagcaaattgctaagtattataacaagAAGGTGCGCGCGTTAGCCTTTGATGTTGGAGAATAG
- the LOC139899838 gene encoding uncharacterized protein — protein MFEKWQFAPITFPLEQSLEMNDMPLVISCKIANTGSSIDLIYEQCFRQLPECIKVELKPTAISLSGFAGESAWPMGQLSLEIELCDETEEKLTRQARLDFYVICAASLYNMLLGRSALQRLGIVPSTIHGMVKFTTCKGVATINSMAMPSICAAISTKDAIVPHKIEDDNMVVINPKYVDQKIKIGTKLNAEIRKNIVQLLVAYMDVFAWSEQDMTGVLRNIAEHRLNANLALKPIVQKRGGMALDRMKWLSAKVAKLVNAGILREVKYQTWVANPVLVKKTRWFVEDLYRFQGHK, from the coding sequence ATGTTTGAAAAATGGCAATTCGCGCCCATTACATTTCCACTTGAGCAAAGTCTCGAAATGAATGACATGCCGTTAGTCATATCGTGTAAAATTGCGAATACAGGCAGTAGTATTGATTTGATATACGAGCAATGTTTTCGCCAATTGCCAGAATGCATCAAGGTGGAACTAAAACCGACCGCGATATCTTTATCTGGTTTTGCGGGTGAATCTGCTTGGCCTATGGGGCAATTATCCTTAGAAATTGAATTGTGTGATGAAACAGAGGAAAAATTGACAAGGCAAGCGcggttagatttttatgttatatgcGCTGCTTCGCTTTATAACATGTTATTGGGAAGATCTGCATTGCAGAGGCTTGGCATAGTGCCATCAACAATACACGGAATGGTCAAATTTACTACCTGCAAGGGTGTGGCAACGATAAATTCTATGGCTATGCCATCAATTTGTGCGGCTATAAGCACGAAAGATGCAATTGTTCCGCATAAAATTGAAGATGATAATATGGTTGTTATAAATCCTAAGTATGTTGATCAAAAAATTAAAATTGGGACCAAGTTGAATGCAGAAATAAGAAAGAATATTGTGCAGTTGCTGGTCGCGTATATGGATGTATTTGCTTGGAGTGAGCAAGATATGACCGGAGTTCTGCGTAACATTGCAGAGCATAGATTAAATGCCAATCTTGCGTTAAAACCTATTGTACAAAAGCGCGGAGGAATGGCTCTAGACCGCATGAAGTGGTTGTCTGCGAAAGTTGCTAAATTGGTCAATGCAGGAATATTGCGCGaagtaaaatatcaaacatgggttgcaaatcctgtttTGGTAAAAAAAACCAGATGGTTCGTGGAGGATTTGTATAGATTTCAAGGACATAAATAA